A stretch of Imperialibacter roseus DNA encodes these proteins:
- a CDS encoding TonB-dependent receptor, with protein MKTLIKTMKGWLGIALLVMSVGTAVSARQLTQTVRGTVVDNTTKEPLAGASVALLPLAGGVGTSTNEFGEFEIKDVPVGRQSIQITYTGYKSDIVRELLVVSGKQNVVHVTLEQSPMELEEVKVSAASDIQEFEQMSKVDITAEQFQRIAANYLDPARVVMSSPSVANTNDQNNAVSVRGNSPIANTWRLEGVEIVNPNHLANAGTISDRPTQNGGGVNVLSTQMLDKSSFLMGYMPAGYGNAIGGIFDMNLRRGNNQRQEYTAQASLIGLDFAAEGPFKKGGSASYLVNYRYSFTGILALMGVDFGGETIKFQDLSFNVSLPETPIGKVTLFGVNGWNSNVYRRPKGRPTVEKELSDIDYASSIYAYGITQEATLGGKNSWRNVLVYSSTTTERDQITHELNDPSLTLSTKDNEQIAKLSFASSVMTRWGDRITSKAGVRGTAYQWGIDRFGPDSYDQTFNGVQLPDFNLDIKSLLLQPFVSGNFAIGSKVDLDLGLNSSWFGYTKEFLLEPRANLEVRMAPKTSFSFRSGIYSQVLSPYAYYTATSFPASGQPVTLSNRRNPGLRYVKSWSSEIGWTQKIGNSSTLGATAFYQSLFDLPNSYDGYYDYFNYMNYDGTYPLDVLASGGRGRVYGVSLEHRQQIVNGFYIWWGGSMYRSEYQDLFGKYRASNFDGRYSVNATFGKEWMTTKKNGIERLFGVNSRMLYQGSFLQQGPDGIGGIFYANRLGDYFRVDMRVQWTKFRKGHTQMFAIDIQNLLNIENPSYYYFDTVQNRQVLMTQLGMIPVLVYRIDF; from the coding sequence TTGAAGACTTTGATCAAGACGATGAAGGGTTGGCTTGGTATTGCACTGCTGGTAATGAGTGTCGGCACGGCCGTTTCCGCCAGGCAGCTGACTCAAACGGTTAGAGGAACGGTTGTAGACAACACAACAAAAGAGCCACTGGCAGGTGCTTCGGTAGCGCTTCTTCCATTGGCGGGTGGTGTGGGTACGTCAACAAACGAGTTTGGGGAGTTTGAGATAAAGGATGTGCCAGTCGGTCGACAGTCCATACAAATTACCTACACAGGTTATAAGTCCGATATTGTAAGAGAGCTACTCGTAGTGTCGGGAAAGCAGAATGTGGTGCATGTGACATTGGAACAGTCCCCAATGGAATTGGAAGAGGTGAAGGTATCTGCAGCTTCCGACATACAGGAGTTTGAACAAATGAGCAAGGTTGATATCACGGCCGAGCAGTTTCAACGCATTGCTGCCAACTACCTCGATCCGGCCAGGGTGGTAATGAGTAGCCCTTCGGTGGCAAATACCAACGACCAAAACAATGCAGTGTCGGTGCGTGGTAATTCACCCATTGCGAACACGTGGCGGCTAGAGGGTGTTGAAATTGTCAACCCCAACCACCTGGCCAATGCTGGAACCATAAGCGACCGCCCGACCCAAAATGGTGGTGGTGTGAACGTGCTGAGTACACAAATGCTCGACAAATCTTCTTTCCTGATGGGGTATATGCCGGCAGGATACGGCAATGCCATTGGTGGTATTTTTGACATGAACCTGCGCAGAGGGAATAACCAACGGCAGGAGTATACTGCTCAGGCAAGCCTCATCGGGCTCGATTTTGCCGCTGAAGGGCCGTTCAAAAAGGGTGGCTCAGCGTCCTACCTGGTCAATTATCGCTATTCATTCACTGGCATTCTTGCTTTAATGGGTGTCGACTTCGGAGGAGAAACTATCAAATTTCAAGACCTTTCGTTCAATGTTTCGCTGCCGGAAACACCTATTGGCAAGGTAACTCTGTTTGGAGTGAATGGGTGGAATAGTAATGTATATCGGAGGCCGAAAGGGAGACCTACTGTTGAAAAGGAATTGTCGGACATCGACTATGCTTCATCTATTTATGCCTATGGTATCACGCAGGAGGCTACACTTGGAGGCAAAAATAGTTGGAGGAATGTTTTGGTGTATTCTTCAACGACAACCGAAAGAGACCAAATAACTCATGAATTGAATGACCCATCGCTCACTTTGTCTACTAAGGACAACGAACAGATAGCAAAGCTATCTTTTGCTTCAAGCGTAATGACCAGATGGGGGGATCGCATAACCTCCAAGGCGGGCGTAAGGGGAACTGCCTACCAATGGGGCATTGATCGCTTTGGACCTGACTCTTACGACCAAACATTTAATGGCGTCCAACTACCAGATTTTAACTTAGACATCAAAAGCTTGCTTCTGCAGCCATTTGTAAGCGGTAACTTTGCCATAGGCTCGAAAGTTGATCTTGATCTCGGTTTAAATTCCTCCTGGTTTGGGTATACCAAAGAGTTTTTACTGGAGCCCAGGGCTAACCTGGAAGTAAGAATGGCACCAAAGACATCCTTCTCCTTCAGAAGCGGTATTTATAGCCAGGTGCTATCACCCTATGCCTATTATACAGCCACCTCTTTTCCAGCGTCGGGACAGCCAGTCACTTTATCAAACCGGAGGAATCCAGGTCTTCGATATGTCAAATCCTGGTCAAGCGAAATAGGCTGGACTCAAAAGATAGGTAATTCTTCTACTTTGGGTGCGACTGCCTTTTACCAATCGTTATTTGATCTCCCTAATTCATACGATGGCTATTATGACTACTTCAATTATATGAACTATGACGGCACTTATCCACTTGATGTGCTTGCTTCGGGGGGAAGGGGAAGAGTATATGGAGTCAGTCTGGAGCATCGGCAGCAAATAGTGAATGGGTTTTACATTTGGTGGGGAGGCTCAATGTATCGCTCCGAGTACCAGGATTTATTTGGGAAATACAGGGCGTCTAATTTTGATGGTAGATACAGTGTTAATGCCACTTTTGGAAAAGAATGGATGACAACGAAGAAAAACGGCATTGAAAGACTGTTCGGGGTTAATTCGAGAATGCTTTATCAGGGAAGTTTTCTACAGCAGGGGCCCGATGGAATAGGCGGAATTTTCTACGCAAACCGACTTGGTGATTATTTCAGAGTCGATATGCGGGTGCAGTGGACCAAATTCAGGAAAGGTCACACACAAATGTTTGCGATAGATATTCAGAATTTGCTGAATATTGAAAACCCATCATATTATTATTTTGATACAGTCCAAAACAGACAAGTGCTGATGACCCAGCTTGGAATGATACCAGTATTAGTTTACCGAATAGATTTTTGA
- a CDS encoding Ppx/GppA phosphatase family protein: MKLAAVDIGSNAIRMQVTNVIEYDNDVVFKKLEYIRFPLRLGHDVFSQGQISEKTSLKFIKLMKAFKLFIDLYEVDDYMACATSAMREASNGEELKKIVKEETGLEITIIEGDTEAELVNRAVNIHITDAPFLHIDVGGGSTELNVYLQKEKVASRSFRLGGVRRLDKKDSPEVWKEMETWIEEKIPTRLQKITALGTGGNISKIFELSGIKKGKKLSYEKAQEVVERLSQLTLEERIFKLQLNHDRADVIIPASEIYLGAMKAAHARYIIVPDVGLKDGVMHYLFEKNKHRIAPYIVKSSW, from the coding sequence GTGAAACTAGCTGCCGTAGATATTGGCTCCAATGCCATTAGAATGCAGGTCACTAACGTGATCGAATATGACAACGATGTGGTCTTCAAAAAGCTTGAGTACATCCGCTTTCCACTGCGCCTGGGTCATGATGTGTTTTCCCAGGGCCAAATAAGTGAGAAAACCAGCCTCAAGTTTATCAAGCTAATGAAAGCCTTCAAGCTTTTCATTGACTTGTACGAGGTAGATGATTACATGGCCTGCGCCACCTCTGCCATGCGTGAAGCAAGCAATGGGGAAGAGCTGAAGAAAATAGTAAAAGAAGAAACAGGGCTGGAAATAACCATTATCGAAGGAGACACGGAGGCAGAGCTGGTCAACCGGGCAGTCAACATTCATATCACCGATGCACCTTTTTTACACATCGATGTGGGCGGTGGAAGCACAGAACTGAACGTTTATTTGCAAAAAGAAAAAGTAGCATCAAGGTCGTTCCGGCTGGGTGGGGTCAGGAGGCTCGATAAAAAAGACTCGCCAGAAGTCTGGAAGGAAATGGAGACCTGGATTGAAGAGAAAATTCCGACTCGTTTACAAAAAATCACCGCTCTTGGCACAGGCGGAAACATCTCCAAAATATTTGAGCTATCTGGCATCAAGAAAGGCAAAAAACTAAGCTACGAGAAAGCTCAGGAAGTTGTTGAAAGACTATCTCAGCTTACGCTTGAAGAGCGCATTTTCAAGCTTCAGCTAAATCACGACCGGGCCGATGTGATCATTCCCGCCTCTGAAATCTACCTGGGAGCGATGAAAGCAGCCCACGCCCGATACATCATAGTGCCGGATGTGGGACTGAAAGACGGCGTTATGCACTACCTTTTTGAAAAAAACAAGCACCGCATAGCTCCCTACATTGTGAAGTCAAGCTGGTGA
- a CDS encoding sugar phosphate isomerase/epimerase family protein, which produces MRDFTEVHSGGRRKFIQTSGLALAGLALLPSCSPSSPGRRYGLQLYTLREQLSADLESTLKAVAKIGYKDLEIFGYADGKVFGVTPSELRKMVEDLGMKLVSGHYLTGNIDAPWQGTLSAGWEKAVDDANTMGLKYMVNAFLFPEERQSIDDYKRLTDLLNLSARVAKNAGIQFGYHNHDFEFLELEGQLPMYVIMDGTDDDLVVAELDLYWATRVGYNPMHFFKKYPKRTALWHVKDMADTDDKEFTEVGNGVIDFKAIFEKSMLSGMKHFFVEQDVCQRPPVESIAISYKNLMKWGI; this is translated from the coding sequence ATGAGAGATTTTACAGAAGTCCATTCAGGTGGAAGAAGGAAATTTATTCAAACATCAGGCTTGGCCCTGGCGGGGTTAGCCTTGCTTCCCAGCTGCTCGCCATCCAGCCCGGGTAGAAGATACGGGTTGCAGTTGTATACGCTAAGAGAACAGTTGTCGGCAGATTTGGAGAGTACGCTCAAGGCCGTGGCAAAAATTGGTTATAAAGACCTTGAGATTTTTGGTTATGCTGATGGCAAAGTATTTGGGGTGACTCCTTCGGAGTTGAGGAAGATGGTGGAAGACCTTGGGATGAAGCTGGTGAGCGGCCACTACCTTACAGGGAATATTGATGCTCCCTGGCAGGGAACATTATCTGCGGGATGGGAAAAGGCCGTGGACGACGCCAATACAATGGGGCTTAAGTACATGGTCAACGCATTTCTTTTTCCCGAAGAAAGGCAGTCAATTGATGACTATAAGAGGTTGACGGACTTGTTGAACCTTTCAGCCAGAGTCGCAAAAAATGCAGGCATCCAATTTGGCTACCATAATCATGATTTTGAATTCCTGGAACTGGAAGGCCAGCTTCCTATGTATGTTATTATGGATGGAACGGACGACGACCTGGTTGTTGCCGAGCTGGATCTTTACTGGGCAACAAGGGTCGGCTATAACCCCATGCATTTTTTCAAAAAATACCCAAAAAGAACGGCCTTGTGGCACGTAAAGGATATGGCTGACACCGATGATAAAGAATTTACCGAAGTGGGTAACGGCGTGATAGACTTTAAAGCTATTTTCGAAAAGTCTATGTTGTCAGGAATGAAACACTTTTTTGTAGAGCAGGATGTGTGTCAGCGGCCTCCTGTCGAAAGTATAGCAATAAGCTACAAGAACTTAATGAAGTGGGGGATTTGA
- a CDS encoding transmembrane 220 family protein, translated as MTKKVIHGILAALFVVFTYVQFNDPDPERWVTLYGMVAGLSLLHGFWKPLPYVTVALMGLCLIWALTLIPGMLEWFASDDKSEMLGHMMDDKPYIEQTRELGGLLIASAALFYLWWSSRPKKEEQA; from the coding sequence ATGACAAAGAAAGTAATTCACGGAATTCTCGCTGCGCTTTTTGTGGTTTTTACCTACGTGCAGTTCAACGATCCAGACCCTGAAAGATGGGTAACATTGTACGGCATGGTAGCCGGATTGAGCCTGTTACATGGTTTTTGGAAGCCGCTGCCGTATGTGACCGTGGCGCTGATGGGACTATGCCTGATATGGGCGCTCACACTTATTCCCGGTATGCTGGAATGGTTCGCCTCAGATGATAAGTCGGAAATGCTGGGGCACATGATGGACGATAAGCCCTATATAGAGCAAACCCGGGAGCTGGGTGGGTTGTTAATTGCCTCAGCCGCCTTGTTCTACCTTTGGTGGAGCTCAAGGCCTAAAAAGGAAGAACAAGCCTGA
- a CDS encoding tetratricopeptide repeat-containing sensor histidine kinase: MRRQLIILIISISFSPTIPLSAKNQTLTPLDSLKAALSQASSAEVKSDLYNSLFIETIKFSPDEAKNYAQLQINLAGKESLNKGLAQGLNNLSVYYNSQGKLDSASYFIEQTILAYQKTKDLSGLGGAYLNLGNLNRQSGDFPSAISAYKKASSYFSQAGETSKYASAINGVGNAKRNLGELDSALFFYKTALDVTDTATLQAIAFMNIGNVLAQKGEYEEAVVYHLKSVKIKEELNDRRGLMSSYINMGVIYSRLEQFDKSEASYHKAIKEAEAMGIKQSMAMAYNNIGTNKARQKDFDSAAFYFKKSLDIRKTLGNRMEIGMSENNLGNVYRDLGNLDSALHYHELALQSKLEANDKYGIPSAYYNIGSILSLLGRAEAEEYILKGYDMAREVSPVLEEEAAKTLFDHYQARKNYKAALDIQTRLIALKDTLRSEETKKRIEELEKKYESEKKDNEIALLAKDNELQAQKIAQTETERIIYIISVIFIIGWGIGFFYLQRKKHQADLFLAEKEKLVFDQKIKQLLKESEITRIESLLKGQEEERKRMARELHDGLGGMLAALKISLQSDVKGGSANNRAVMLAEKSADEVRKISHNLMAGALQKYGLVEALKDLSRQVEESTNLKLNFYCDRDEYTLNPEAETHLFRMLQEIISNCLKHAKASELSIQIHQEDDTIHITTEDDGVGFDPNKVMNGIGTDNIRDRAEALHAKLSVESSKGRGCTYFIEVPIVVNQLT; this comes from the coding sequence ATGCGCCGCCAACTGATTATTTTAATTATTTCGATTTCATTTTCGCCAACCATTCCACTATCTGCTAAAAACCAGACCCTTACGCCACTTGATTCCTTAAAAGCTGCCCTATCACAGGCCTCTTCCGCCGAAGTTAAGTCGGACTTGTACAATTCCCTTTTTATAGAAACCATCAAATTTTCACCAGATGAGGCAAAAAATTATGCGCAACTCCAAATCAACTTAGCCGGAAAGGAATCGCTGAACAAAGGCCTCGCACAGGGGCTCAACAACCTCTCGGTATATTATAACAGTCAGGGAAAATTAGACTCGGCGAGCTATTTTATTGAACAAACCATTCTCGCCTACCAAAAAACAAAAGACCTCAGCGGCCTTGGAGGTGCCTACCTGAACCTCGGTAACCTGAACAGGCAAAGTGGGGACTTTCCTTCCGCCATCTCCGCTTACAAAAAGGCTTCCAGCTATTTTTCTCAAGCCGGAGAAACAAGCAAATATGCCTCCGCTATAAACGGTGTCGGCAACGCCAAAAGAAACCTTGGAGAGCTGGATTCGGCCCTGTTCTTTTACAAAACGGCTCTCGACGTTACCGATACCGCTACGCTTCAGGCAATCGCTTTTATGAATATTGGAAATGTGCTGGCTCAAAAAGGCGAGTATGAAGAGGCGGTGGTATATCACCTGAAATCGGTGAAAATAAAAGAAGAACTGAACGACCGGAGAGGCCTGATGTCTTCGTACATCAATATGGGAGTGATTTACTCAAGGCTTGAGCAATTTGACAAATCGGAAGCCTCTTATCACAAGGCTATCAAGGAGGCTGAAGCCATGGGCATCAAGCAAAGCATGGCAATGGCGTACAACAACATCGGCACCAACAAAGCCCGGCAGAAAGACTTCGACTCCGCAGCTTTTTATTTCAAAAAGTCGCTTGACATTAGAAAGACGCTCGGAAATCGAATGGAAATCGGAATGTCGGAGAATAACCTTGGCAACGTGTACCGTGATTTAGGCAACCTCGATAGTGCCCTTCATTATCATGAACTGGCCCTCCAAAGCAAATTGGAAGCCAACGACAAATACGGCATCCCTTCGGCCTACTACAATATTGGCTCGATACTGTCGCTTCTTGGCCGGGCGGAAGCCGAAGAATACATACTGAAAGGCTACGATATGGCCAGGGAGGTGAGTCCCGTGTTGGAAGAAGAGGCTGCCAAAACATTGTTCGATCACTATCAGGCCAGAAAAAATTACAAAGCCGCCCTCGACATCCAAACCAGGTTAATAGCCCTGAAAGACACTTTAAGAAGTGAAGAAACGAAAAAAAGGATTGAAGAACTGGAGAAGAAATATGAATCGGAGAAGAAGGACAACGAAATAGCCCTGCTGGCCAAAGACAATGAGCTCCAGGCACAAAAAATAGCTCAAACGGAGACTGAGAGAATCATCTACATCATTAGCGTTATTTTCATCATTGGCTGGGGTATTGGCTTCTTTTACCTGCAGCGAAAGAAACACCAGGCGGATCTTTTTCTGGCTGAAAAGGAAAAGCTTGTATTCGATCAGAAAATCAAACAGCTGCTGAAGGAATCTGAAATAACGAGGATAGAGTCGCTGCTAAAAGGCCAGGAAGAAGAACGGAAGCGAATGGCAAGAGAGCTTCACGATGGGCTGGGTGGTATGCTGGCGGCCCTCAAAATCAGCTTGCAAAGTGATGTAAAAGGTGGCTCAGCCAATAACCGGGCTGTAATGCTTGCCGAAAAGTCAGCCGATGAGGTTAGGAAAATATCTCACAATTTGATGGCTGGAGCACTTCAGAAATACGGTTTGGTGGAAGCGCTCAAGGACTTAAGCCGTCAGGTAGAGGAAAGCACAAACCTAAAGCTCAATTTCTATTGCGACCGGGATGAATACACATTGAACCCAGAAGCAGAAACACACTTATTCCGGATGCTTCAAGAGATTATAAGCAACTGTCTGAAGCATGCAAAGGCCAGTGAATTAAGTATTCAAATTCATCAGGAGGATGATACCATTCACATTACCACCGAAGATGATGGCGTTGGGTTTGATCCCAACAAGGTAATGAACGGTATTGGCACGGACAATATCAGGGATCGGGCAGAAGCGCTGCACGCTAAACTTTCTGTGGAGTCATCAAAAGGTAGAGGGTGCACTTATTTTATCGAGGTGCCAATTGTCGTCAATCAACTAACTTAA
- a CDS encoding response regulator: MPVNRIILVDDDEISNFLSISLIRKIDPEIEIIPFRNGKEALDYLKNEGLSKRRSNLILLDIRMPVMNGFEFLEEIHNSDLKIKDFMRVVILSSSDNPRDLERAKSFEVLGYINKPLKEESICTYLKLAG, translated from the coding sequence ATGCCAGTTAACAGAATAATCCTGGTCGATGATGACGAAATAAGCAATTTTCTTAGCATTTCATTGATTAGAAAAATTGATCCTGAAATAGAAATAATTCCATTCAGAAACGGCAAAGAGGCGCTCGACTACCTTAAAAATGAAGGCCTTTCAAAAAGAAGATCAAATCTGATTCTTCTTGATATAAGAATGCCTGTGATGAATGGTTTCGAGTTTCTGGAAGAGATACATAATTCCGACCTCAAAATAAAAGACTTCATGAGGGTAGTCATTCTTTCGTCATCCGATAACCCCAGAGACCTTGAGAGGGCAAAAAGCTTTGAGGTATTGGGTTATATCAACAAGCCTTTGAAAGAGGAATCCATATGTACATACCTGAAGCTGGCGGGTTGA
- a CDS encoding response regulator transcription factor: protein MTIVIADDHEIFRESISSLLTGKGGYEVLATCRNGLDVLKAVEELQPGLVLMDVKMPAIDGIKATESIKKDFPSIKVLALSMSDDPADIAGMIEAGADGYILKTADVKDFMEAVTLIANGKKYFPAQTMKMPSGHREGILLSKREIEIVRLIAMEYSAEEIATQLFISHLTVEKHKNNIRRKLNTTTVGLVKFAIREGII from the coding sequence ATGACGATAGTAATAGCCGACGACCACGAAATTTTCAGAGAAAGTATTAGCTCACTTTTAACAGGAAAAGGAGGTTATGAGGTGCTGGCTACCTGCAGAAATGGGCTTGATGTGTTGAAGGCCGTAGAAGAATTGCAGCCCGGGCTGGTGTTAATGGATGTAAAAATGCCGGCCATTGACGGCATAAAGGCAACAGAATCTATCAAAAAGGACTTCCCATCAATTAAAGTGCTGGCCTTAAGCATGTCGGACGACCCGGCAGACATCGCTGGAATGATAGAGGCTGGCGCTGATGGCTATATTTTGAAAACTGCCGACGTAAAAGATTTCATGGAGGCTGTGACACTGATTGCAAACGGAAAAAAGTACTTTCCTGCACAAACTATGAAGATGCCATCTGGTCACAGAGAGGGTATTTTACTTAGCAAACGGGAAATTGAAATCGTGCGCCTCATTGCCATGGAGTATAGTGCGGAAGAAATTGCCACTCAGCTTTTTATTTCCCATCTAACAGTCGAAAAGCATAAAAACAACATTCGCCGCAAGCTGAACACCACCACCGTTGGGCTGGTAAAATTTGCCATTAGAGAAGGGATAATTTAG
- a CDS encoding sugar phosphate isomerase/epimerase family protein, whose translation MNTIKGPAIFLAQFMGDTAPFNNLESICKWAAKLGYKGVQIPTWDPRCIDLKKCAESKTYADELKGKVKACGVEITELSTHLQGQLVAVHPAYDIMFDGFAPAEYHGNPKARQEWAVQQVKWAAKASQNLGINVHATFSGALAWPYLYPWPQRPAGLVEAAFKELANRWKPILNYFDECGVDVCYEIHPGEDLHDGVTYEMFLEATGNHSRANLLYDPSHFVLQHLDYIQYIDFYHERIKMFHVKDAEFNPTGKQGVYSGFQSWINRAGRFRSLGDGQVDFSSIFTKLSQYGFDGWAVMEWECCIKSPEQGAEEGAPFIQSHIIRVTEKAFDDFASSGMDDETNKKILGIK comes from the coding sequence ATGAATACCATTAAAGGCCCTGCCATTTTTCTGGCGCAGTTCATGGGCGATACGGCACCCTTCAACAACCTGGAAAGCATTTGCAAATGGGCAGCCAAGCTCGGCTACAAGGGCGTTCAGATTCCTACCTGGGATCCTCGCTGTATTGATCTTAAAAAATGTGCAGAGAGCAAAACTTACGCCGACGAGTTAAAAGGGAAGGTAAAAGCCTGTGGAGTTGAAATTACTGAGCTTTCAACGCATTTGCAGGGACAGCTTGTGGCTGTGCACCCTGCTTATGATATTATGTTTGACGGGTTTGCTCCGGCCGAATACCATGGAAACCCAAAGGCAAGACAGGAGTGGGCAGTGCAGCAAGTGAAGTGGGCAGCCAAGGCTTCGCAAAACCTTGGAATCAACGTCCATGCCACATTTTCAGGCGCTCTTGCATGGCCTTATTTATACCCATGGCCTCAGCGTCCTGCTGGTTTGGTGGAGGCAGCTTTCAAAGAACTGGCCAACAGATGGAAACCTATTTTGAACTACTTTGACGAGTGCGGAGTAGACGTTTGTTACGAAATTCACCCCGGAGAGGATCTTCACGATGGGGTAACTTATGAAATGTTTCTGGAAGCCACTGGCAATCACTCAAGGGCTAATTTGCTTTACGATCCCAGCCACTTTGTGTTGCAGCACCTGGACTACATCCAATACATCGATTTTTATCACGAACGCATCAAGATGTTCCATGTGAAGGACGCTGAATTTAACCCGACAGGAAAGCAGGGGGTATACAGCGGATTCCAGTCGTGGATCAACCGGGCCGGCAGGTTCCGTTCTCTGGGCGACGGCCAGGTAGACTTCAGCTCTATTTTCACCAAGCTTTCGCAGTACGGCTTCGACGGTTGGGCGGTGATGGAATGGGAGTGCTGTATCAAAAGCCCTGAGCAGGGAGCCGAAGAGGGGGCGCCTTTCATTCAGAGCCATATCATCCGGGTAACTGAGAAGGCGTTTGATGATTTTGCCTCTTCTGGCATGGACGACGAGACCAATAAAAAGATACTTGGTATCAAGTAG
- a CDS encoding sensor histidine kinase, which produces MEDDFFGLLTTNKWPPRWVCGDWTSLHGWFYILSDLSIGLAYFAIPFILFYFIRKRKNDLPFVQIFWLFILFILACGTTHFVDAALFWFPAYHLSGTILFITGIISWVAVVGLVKVLPEALQLKTTDELETTVSTRTDELLASNKKLREINSDLDNFVYAASHDLKSPINNKEGLIAMLKSTDNKEVADEVFQKIEQSVSKVRHTIDQISSVVKIQRTEEQDIGEVFFNKVLEEVLEENVNLVETAKPQIIQNFAVDSIHFSHTTLKSIMYNLVTNALKYRSAERDLEIQVRTFSRENHTYLSVEDNGLGIDLSQNREKLFSIFSRFHDHVEGSGIGLFMVKRLVEKKGGDISVASEKNKGTTFTVKF; this is translated from the coding sequence ATGGAAGATGATTTCTTTGGACTATTGACTACAAACAAATGGCCTCCACGGTGGGTTTGTGGCGATTGGACTTCACTTCACGGATGGTTTTATATACTTTCCGACCTATCCATCGGCCTGGCCTACTTTGCTATCCCCTTCATTTTGTTCTATTTCATTCGAAAGAGAAAAAACGACCTGCCCTTTGTGCAAATATTCTGGCTCTTCATCTTATTTATACTTGCATGTGGTACCACGCATTTCGTAGATGCAGCGTTGTTCTGGTTTCCCGCTTATCATCTTAGTGGAACGATCCTTTTCATTACGGGAATTATCTCCTGGGTTGCAGTAGTTGGTTTAGTTAAAGTGCTGCCAGAAGCCCTCCAGTTGAAAACAACTGACGAGCTTGAGACTACGGTATCGACGAGGACAGACGAATTACTGGCGTCTAATAAGAAGCTGCGAGAAATTAATTCAGACCTGGACAATTTCGTCTACGCTGCTTCCCACGACCTTAAGTCGCCTATCAATAATAAAGAGGGGCTGATAGCCATGTTAAAGAGTACGGATAATAAGGAAGTGGCGGATGAGGTCTTTCAAAAAATAGAACAATCGGTATCAAAAGTCAGGCATACGATTGATCAGATCTCGTCTGTCGTCAAAATACAGCGAACCGAAGAACAAGATATTGGCGAAGTGTTTTTCAACAAGGTATTGGAGGAAGTATTAGAGGAAAATGTGAACTTGGTGGAAACTGCCAAACCGCAGATCATACAAAATTTTGCGGTCGACTCGATTCACTTTTCACATACAACGCTAAAAAGCATTATGTACAATCTGGTCACCAATGCATTAAAATACCGATCGGCAGAAAGAGACCTTGAAATACAAGTAAGGACATTTTCGAGAGAAAATCACACCTATCTCTCAGTAGAGGACAATGGTCTTGGAATAGACCTCAGTCAAAACAGGGAAAAGCTGTTCTCCATTTTTTCCCGGTTTCACGACCACGTAGAAGGCAGCGGCATAGGGCTTTTTATGGTTAAGAGACTTGTGGAAAAAAAAGGCGGTGATATCAGTGTCGCCAGCGAAAAGAACAAAGGAACAACTTTCACAGTCAAATTTTAA